A genomic window from Streptomyces sp. 846.5 includes:
- a CDS encoding RICIN domain-containing protein, producing MHLHPRPLAAVLTGLAVALATAIVPVTAAHAADTAVTVDFSTAGGAPSYHASGMIYGMTPDGSLPQDHFFTDIKWHFMRAGGAQLNSGGYATSLADYQTRWNSTLAQYKRTAALGGTFVILPHDLWGADSTTSQGWPGDNGNWTQFDAFVTQLISDVQANHMTVEWDLWNEPDNNPFWGASQSQYLQMWSRFYAQVRAAFPTQLIVGPSMAGQPNSANNWWTTYLAYVKANNVAPDIYSWHDEPGDPVTDVGRANSTLAAAGLTNTRAYQVNEYATLSMQSPGGGAWFIGRLERAGADGLRGNWASGANLHNDEANLLTQNSAGQYLPLGEWFMYRYYGSQTGNIVNLVPGTGTDGLATKDNTAKNAKVLLGSSGNTGNVTVNLTGLNTTSVVENGQVRAVLQRIPYNNGGAVAGPVTVSDQTLTVNGNAVAVTVPFTNAKDGYTVTLLPPSNTTVSTVAVSENSGQCLDDTNLSTADGTQYQQYYCEGGYQQMLDFKAVAGRTNTYTVVNELSGKCLDVAAASTADGASVQQYTCNGQTNQMFTLNPVTALGNSKDYQLVAVHSGKCVDVSNVSTSPGALIHQWTCDAASVLATKKNQIWQLQGRA from the coding sequence ATGCACCTGCACCCCCGCCCACTGGCCGCAGTCCTCACCGGGCTGGCCGTCGCCCTCGCCACCGCGATCGTGCCCGTCACCGCGGCCCACGCCGCCGACACCGCGGTGACCGTCGACTTCTCCACCGCCGGCGGCGCCCCGAGCTACCACGCCTCGGGCATGATCTACGGGATGACCCCGGACGGCTCGCTGCCGCAGGACCACTTCTTCACCGACATCAAGTGGCACTTCATGCGCGCCGGCGGAGCCCAGCTCAACAGCGGCGGCTACGCCACCAGCCTGGCCGACTACCAGACCCGCTGGAACTCCACCCTCGCCCAGTACAAGCGCACCGCCGCCCTCGGCGGCACCTTCGTCATCCTGCCCCACGACCTGTGGGGCGCCGACAGCACCACCAGCCAGGGCTGGCCCGGCGACAACGGCAACTGGACCCAGTTCGACGCCTTCGTCACCCAGCTCATCAGCGACGTCCAAGCCAACCACATGACCGTCGAATGGGACCTGTGGAACGAGCCCGACAACAATCCCTTCTGGGGCGCCTCGCAGAGCCAGTACCTGCAGATGTGGTCGCGGTTCTACGCCCAGGTCCGGGCCGCCTTCCCCACCCAGCTCATCGTCGGACCCAGCATGGCCGGGCAGCCCAACTCCGCCAACAACTGGTGGACCACCTACCTCGCCTACGTCAAGGCCAACAACGTCGCCCCCGACATCTACAGCTGGCACGACGAACCCGGCGATCCGGTCACCGACGTCGGCCGCGCCAACTCCACCCTGGCCGCCGCCGGACTGACCAACACCCGGGCCTACCAGGTCAACGAGTACGCCACCTTGTCCATGCAGTCCCCCGGAGGCGGCGCCTGGTTCATCGGCCGCCTGGAGCGGGCCGGCGCCGACGGCCTGCGCGGCAACTGGGCCTCGGGCGCCAACCTGCACAACGACGAGGCCAACCTGCTCACCCAGAACAGCGCCGGCCAGTACCTGCCGCTGGGCGAGTGGTTCATGTACCGCTACTACGGCTCGCAGACCGGAAACATCGTCAACCTCGTCCCCGGCACCGGCACCGACGGCCTGGCCACCAAGGACAACACCGCCAAGAACGCCAAGGTCCTGCTCGGCAGCAGCGGCAACACCGGCAATGTCACCGTCAACCTCACCGGGTTGAACACCACCTCCGTCGTCGAGAACGGCCAGGTCCGCGCGGTCCTGCAGCGCATCCCCTACAACAACGGCGGTGCGGTGGCCGGGCCGGTCACGGTGTCCGACCAGACCCTGACGGTCAACGGCAACGCCGTCGCGGTGACCGTGCCCTTCACCAACGCCAAGGACGGCTACACGGTCACCCTGCTCCCGCCGTCCAACACCACCGTCTCCACGGTCGCCGTGAGCGAGAACAGCGGGCAGTGCCTGGACGACACCAACCTCAGCACCGCCGACGGCACCCAGTACCAGCAGTACTACTGCGAGGGCGGCTACCAGCAGATGCTCGACTTCAAGGCGGTGGCCGGGCGGACCAACACCTACACCGTGGTCAACGAGCTCAGCGGCAAGTGCCTGGACGTCGCGGCTGCCTCCACCGCCGACGGCGCCTCGGTCCAGCAGTACACCTGCAACGGCCAGACCAACCAGATGTTCACCCTCAACCCGGTCACCGCGCTCGGCAACAGCAAGGACTACCAGCTGGTCGCCGTCCACAGCGGCAAGTGCGTGGACGTCAGCAATGTGTCGACCTCGCCCGGCGCCCTGATCCACCAGTGGACCTGCGACGCCGCGAGCGTGCTGGCCACCAAGAAGAACCAGATCTGGCAGCTGCAGGGCAGGGCCTGA
- a CDS encoding CBM35 domain-containing protein, with translation MRVRPRAGRWAAAVAGAVALALPLLSVPSTTAVADTPSVRALNVDLSSNAGKATGVGLGLLYGMSADATQPADQYLKPLDINAFRGGGWFSGGWIKDDYQYGNAAKADVASIIAQAKRLEKQNGPGFQYQVLLSDLYGANGGEPGNTQWPCADGDCSNYVTFLTTTIKALEKSGINFAFDIWNEPEFSFFWGPGVNTPQYFQMWDTAYRTIRSVAPTATIAGPSFAYTPQRNPAEWQTWFAHVKAEHTVPDVISNHDEGDVDDPVAVGQAIEADAADAGLGHLPLSANEYQPADRQTAGVTAWYLDRFAQSSYTTAMRGNWRCCMIPNLTGLLTQTATGWAPTGNWWAMRTYADMTGTKVATSGAVASTAISASKDKAQNRAVAMVGDSDGYTGPASVTLSGLSSVPWLVKHGAVHVTVYRIPDTGPLYSPQVVSSQTLSAAGGSVTVPFTFQSAHDAFAVYLSWDGAQTVALNAPDELSAPGTYDVPVTFSNRSGVKDTTVNTSLAISSADPADAALLTVTCKGTTRKTCPAVGSLPPGASTTSTYQVTVPATAPAVAYRFTVTAKAVTPDGPITVQNASDLIVPCGLGDVCEAETGNLTGGACSANDHTGSTGTGFVACLTSTGPGVTQQFNAPTTGGYTFDVRYAAGPNGPGGTRTATVSANGTAQGQIQLPETGSWDTWADATITVQLPAGPNTIGVSVGAGDTGWYNIDHFVLTSATAG, from the coding sequence ATGAGAGTCAGACCTCGCGCAGGTCGATGGGCGGCGGCAGTAGCCGGCGCCGTCGCGCTGGCGCTGCCACTCCTCAGCGTTCCCAGCACCACGGCCGTTGCCGACACTCCGAGCGTCCGCGCGCTCAATGTCGACCTGTCCTCCAACGCCGGCAAGGCAACCGGGGTGGGCCTGGGCCTGCTCTACGGTATGTCCGCGGACGCGACCCAGCCCGCCGACCAATACCTCAAGCCGCTGGACATCAACGCCTTCCGGGGCGGCGGATGGTTCTCCGGCGGCTGGATCAAGGACGACTACCAGTACGGGAACGCCGCCAAGGCCGACGTCGCCTCCATCATCGCCCAGGCCAAGCGGCTGGAGAAGCAGAACGGCCCCGGCTTCCAGTACCAGGTCCTGCTCAGCGACCTGTACGGAGCCAACGGCGGCGAACCGGGCAACACCCAGTGGCCCTGCGCAGACGGCGACTGCTCGAACTACGTCACCTTCCTGACGACGACGATCAAGGCGCTGGAGAAGTCCGGCATCAACTTCGCCTTCGACATCTGGAACGAGCCCGAGTTCTCGTTCTTCTGGGGACCGGGCGTCAACACCCCGCAGTACTTCCAGATGTGGGACACCGCCTACCGCACCATCCGCAGCGTGGCGCCGACCGCGACGATCGCAGGGCCGTCCTTCGCCTACACTCCCCAGCGGAACCCGGCGGAGTGGCAGACCTGGTTCGCGCACGTCAAGGCGGAGCACACCGTGCCGGACGTGATCAGCAACCACGACGAGGGCGACGTCGACGACCCGGTAGCCGTCGGCCAGGCCATCGAGGCCGACGCGGCCGACGCAGGACTCGGGCACCTGCCGCTGTCGGCCAACGAGTACCAGCCCGCCGACCGCCAAACCGCCGGGGTCACCGCCTGGTACCTCGACCGCTTCGCCCAGTCCTCCTACACCACCGCGATGCGCGGCAACTGGCGATGCTGCATGATCCCCAACCTCACCGGCCTGCTCACCCAGACCGCCACCGGATGGGCGCCCACCGGCAACTGGTGGGCGATGCGCACCTACGCCGACATGACCGGCACCAAGGTGGCGACCTCCGGAGCGGTCGCCTCGACCGCGATCTCGGCCTCCAAGGACAAGGCGCAGAACCGTGCTGTGGCCATGGTCGGCGACTCGGACGGCTACACCGGGCCCGCGTCGGTGACCCTGTCCGGGCTGTCGTCCGTGCCGTGGCTGGTCAAGCACGGCGCCGTTCATGTGACCGTCTACCGGATCCCGGACACCGGTCCGCTCTACTCCCCGCAGGTGGTCTCCAGCCAGACCCTCAGCGCCGCCGGCGGCTCGGTCACCGTGCCCTTCACCTTCCAGTCCGCGCACGACGCGTTCGCGGTCTACCTGTCCTGGGACGGCGCCCAGACCGTCGCCCTCAACGCACCTGACGAGCTGTCGGCTCCGGGCACCTACGACGTCCCGGTGACGTTCTCCAACCGCAGCGGAGTCAAGGACACCACCGTCAACACCTCCCTGGCGATCTCCTCCGCGGACCCCGCGGACGCCGCCCTGCTCACCGTGACCTGCAAAGGCACCACCCGCAAGACCTGCCCGGCCGTGGGAAGCCTGCCACCCGGTGCGTCGACCACGTCCACCTACCAGGTGACCGTGCCGGCCACGGCACCCGCAGTGGCTTACCGATTCACCGTCACCGCCAAGGCCGTCACTCCCGACGGGCCGATCACCGTACAGAACGCCTCTGACCTGATCGTGCCCTGCGGGCTCGGGGACGTGTGCGAGGCCGAGACCGGAAACCTGACCGGTGGGGCCTGCTCCGCCAACGACCACACCGGCTCCACCGGAACCGGATTCGTGGCCTGCCTGACCAGTACCGGTCCGGGTGTCACCCAGCAGTTCAACGCACCCACTACCGGCGGCTACACGTTCGACGTGCGCTACGCCGCGGGCCCCAACGGGCCCGGCGGCACCCGAACGGCGACCGTGTCGGCCAACGGTACGGCCCAAGGACAGATCCAACTGCCCGAGACCGGCAGCTGGGACACCTGGGCCGACGCCACCATCACCGTGCAGTTGCCCGCAGGCCCGAACACCATCGGGGTGTCCGTGGGCGCCGGTGACACGGGCTGGTACAACATCGACCACTTCGTCCTGACCAGCGCCACAGCGGGCTGA
- a CDS encoding LacI family DNA-binding transcriptional regulator — protein MNIGEIAKRAGVSRSTVSYTLSGKRTVSEATRARIQQVIDELDYRPNAAARALKEGRTRTIGLVIPPPARRLTYSQLEFVAAVLEAAAAADLDVLLSPSGDQHENAFRRLIDGGRVDGVILMEIRLSDPRVSLLHKAGVPFVTIGHTAHAEGTWWVDVDYQGLIGRCVSHLADLGHTRIALINRSAELLANGYGPAQRAQQGFQDAIARGRLVGYEYPCGDDAPAGDACMAQILDQHPEVTAAATVNEAALPGFQRALQRAGLSVPTDFSLIGVATQHWAEESNPPLTSADVPATEMGAEAVRLLNNRIAEPDATPQHLLLSPPISLRESATRAPGRA, from the coding sequence ATGAACATCGGGGAGATCGCCAAGCGGGCGGGAGTCTCACGCAGCACCGTCTCGTATACCCTCAGCGGCAAGCGGACCGTCTCCGAGGCAACCCGCGCGCGCATCCAGCAGGTCATCGACGAACTCGACTACCGTCCGAACGCTGCTGCCCGCGCGCTGAAGGAAGGCCGTACCCGCACCATCGGGCTGGTGATCCCCCCTCCGGCCAGACGACTGACCTACAGTCAGCTGGAATTTGTCGCCGCAGTCCTGGAAGCGGCAGCGGCTGCCGACCTGGACGTGCTGCTCTCGCCCTCCGGCGACCAGCACGAGAACGCCTTCCGACGCCTGATCGACGGCGGGCGCGTCGACGGCGTCATCCTCATGGAGATCAGGCTCAGCGATCCCCGCGTCTCCCTGCTGCACAAGGCCGGCGTCCCTTTCGTGACCATCGGCCACACCGCGCACGCGGAGGGCACCTGGTGGGTGGACGTCGACTACCAGGGACTGATCGGCAGGTGCGTCAGCCACCTCGCCGATCTCGGCCACACCCGGATCGCGCTGATCAACAGGTCCGCCGAGCTACTGGCCAACGGATACGGCCCGGCGCAGCGCGCCCAACAGGGGTTCCAGGACGCGATCGCACGCGGCAGACTGGTCGGCTACGAGTACCCGTGCGGGGACGACGCCCCCGCAGGAGACGCGTGCATGGCCCAGATCCTGGACCAGCATCCCGAGGTAACCGCCGCAGCCACCGTCAACGAGGCCGCCCTGCCCGGATTCCAGCGCGCCCTGCAGCGCGCCGGTCTGAGCGTCCCGACCGATTTCTCCTTGATCGGCGTGGCGACCCAGCACTGGGCCGAGGAATCCAACCCGCCGCTCACCTCGGCCGACGTGCCTGCCACCGAGATGGGTGCCGAAGCAGTCCGCCTTCTCAACAACCGCATCGCGGAACCCGACGCGACTCCGCAGCACCTGCTTCTGTCGCCTCCGATCTCCTTGCGCGAGAGCGCCACGCGGGCACCTGGAAGAGCCTGA